Part of the Streptomyces sp. NBC_00457 genome, CCCCACCGCTCGGGTGGAACAGCTGGAACAGCTTCGGCTGCGGGATCACCGAGGCGCAGGTCCGCCAGGCCGCCGACGCGATGGTGTCCTCCGGTATGCGCGACGCCGGCTACCGGTATGTCGTGGTCGACGACTGCTGGTTCGACCCGCAGCGCGACGCGGCAGGCAACCTGCGGGCCAATCCGACCAAGTTCCCGAGCGGGATGAAGGCCCTCGGTGACTACATCCACAGCAAGGGCCTGAAGTTCGGCATCTACCAGGTGCCGGGCGAGCGCACCTGCGCGCAGACGACCGGCGCCTATCCCGGGGCGACGGGCAGCAGGGGGCACGAGGTCCAGGACGCCAACACGTTCGCCTCATGGGGCGTCGACTACCTCAAGTACGACTGGTGTTCCTCCGAGGGCACCCGTGACGAGCAGGTCGCGCGGTTCTCGCTCATGCGCGACGCCCTGCGCGCCACCGGGCGGCCGATCGTCTACAGCATCAACCCCAACAGCTTCCACGCCATCACCGGCGCCACGTACAACTGGGGCGAGGTCGCCGACCTGTGGCGGACGACCGAGGACCTGCTCGACATCTGGCAGAACGGCAACACCAACAGCTACCCGATGGGCGTCGGCAACGTCCTGGACGTCAACGCGCCGCTGGCCGCGCAGTCGGGCCCGGGCCACTGGAACGACCCCGACATGCTGGTCGTCGGCCGTCCCGGCCTGTCACTGACCGAGTCCCGCTCCCACTTCGCCCTGTGGGCGCTGATGAGCGCCCCCCTCATGGCCGGCAACGACATCCGCACCATGTCCGCCGACGTGAGCGCGATCCTGCGCAACCCGCGTCTGCTGGCGGTGAACCAGGACACGTTGGGCGCGGGCGGGCGCAGGGTGCGCGACGACGGCGCCACCGAGGTCTTCGCCAAGCCCCTGTCCGACGGCTCGGTCGCGGTGGGCCTGTTCAACCGGGGAGGGGGCACCGCGACGGTCACCACCACGGCCGCGCAAGTCGGCCTGTCCGGCGGGCAGTTCAGCCTCACCGACCTGTGGACCGGCGGCACGTCCAGCACGTCCGGGCAGATCTCGGCGAGCGTCCCCGCGCACGGCGTGGCCGTGTTCCGGGTGACCGGGGGCAG contains:
- a CDS encoding glycoside hydrolase family 27 protein, which translates into the protein MPRRSGGRLLRLLATAVLTITASVTASSQSTASAAPGSPALTPPLGWNSWNSFGCGITEAQVRQAADAMVSSGMRDAGYRYVVVDDCWFDPQRDAAGNLRANPTKFPSGMKALGDYIHSKGLKFGIYQVPGERTCAQTTGAYPGATGSRGHEVQDANTFASWGVDYLKYDWCSSEGTRDEQVARFSLMRDALRATGRPIVYSINPNSFHAITGATYNWGEVADLWRTTEDLLDIWQNGNTNSYPMGVGNVLDVNAPLAAQSGPGHWNDPDMLVVGRPGLSLTESRSHFALWALMSAPLMAGNDIRTMSADVSAILRNPRLLAVNQDTLGAGGRRVRDDGATEVFAKPLSDGSVAVGLFNRGGGTATVTTTAAQVGLSGGQFSLTDLWTGGTSSTSGQISASVPAHGVAVFRVTGGSPLAATTSRLRGNASGRCVDVDNASTAAGATVLLWDCHTAANQLWTTWAGGEIRVFGDKCLDAYNQGTTNGTRVITWPCNGQNNQKWTVGSDGSIRNAHAGLCLDVNGAGTANATPLVLWTCNGQANQKWTRV